From Saimiri boliviensis isolate mSaiBol1 chromosome 9, mSaiBol1.pri, whole genome shotgun sequence, a single genomic window includes:
- the DBR1 gene encoding lariat debranching enzyme — protein MRVAVAGCCHGELDKIYETLALAERRGPGPVDLLLCCGDFQAVRNEADLRCMAVPPKYRHMQTFYRYYSGEKKAPVLTLFIGGNHEASNHLQELPYGGWVAPNIYYLGLAGVVKYRGVRIGGISGIFKSHDYRKGHFECPPYNSSTVRSIYHVRNIEVYKLKQLRQPIDIFLSHDWPRSIYHYGNKKQLLKTKSFFRQEVENNTLGSPAASELLEHLKPTYWFSAHLHVKFAALMQHQEKDKGQTARTTRFLALDKCLPHRDFLQILEIEHDPSAPDCLEYDIEWLAVLRATNDLINVTQHLWNMPENNGLHARWDYSATEEAMKEVLEKLNHDLKVPCNFSVTAACYDPSKPQTQMQLIHRINPQTTEFCAQLGITDINVRLQKSKAEHNLCGEDEEQDDVESNDSGEDRSEYNTDTSALSSINPDEIMLDEEEGEDSIVSAHSDMNTPSVEPSDQASDFSASFSDVRILPGSMIVSSDDTVDYTVDREGKSGGTVESGNGEDLSKVPLKRLSGEHEPEQRKKIKRRNQAIYAAVDDDDDDAA, from the exons ATGCGGGTGGCTGTGGCCGGCTGCTGCCACGGTGAACTAGATAAGATCTATGAGACGCTGGCGCTGGCGGAGCGGCGCGGTCCGGGGCCTGTCGACCTCTTGCTGTGCTGCGGCGACTTCCAGGCGGTCCGCAACGAGGCGGATCTACGCTGCATGGCTGTGCCGCCCAAGTACCGCCACATGCAAACCTTCTACAG GTATTATTCTGGAGAGAAGAAGGCCCCAGTTCTCACACTTTTCATTGGGGGAAACCATGAAGCCTCAAATCATTTACAAGAGTTACCCTATGGTGGATGGGTGGcaccaaacatttattatttag GTTTGGCTGGTGTGGTAAAATACCGAGGTGTAAGGATCGGTGGAATCTCTGGTATTTTTAAATCTCATGACTATCGAAAAG GTCATTTTGAATGCCCCCCTTATAATTCATCTACAGTCAGGAGTATATATCATGTGAGAAATATTGAAGTCTATAAATTAAAACAG ctGAGACAGCCTATAGATATATTCTTGTCTCATGACTGGCCAAGAAGTATATATCATTATGGAAATAAGAAGCAGCTTCTCAAGACTAAATCTTTTTTCCGACAAGAAGTGGAAAATAACACATTAGGAAGTCCAGCTGCCTCAGAGCTTTTAGAGCATCTAAAACCTACTTATTGGTTTTCTGCCCACCTTCATGTGAAGTTTGCCGCCTTGATGCAGCATCag GAAAAGGATAAAGGACAGACAGCCAGAACAACCAGATTTTTAGCCTTGGACAAATGCTTACCACATAGAGATTTTCTTCAG ATATTAGAAATAGAACATGACCCCAGTGCTCCTGATTGCTTGGAATATGATATTGAATGGCTCGCTGTTCTCAGGGCTACAAATGATCTTATTAATGTGACTCAGCACCTATGGAATATGCCTGAAAATAATGGCCTCCATGCAAG GTGGGATTATAGTGCAACAGAAGAAGCTATGAAAGAAGTATTGGAAAAATTGAATCATGACCTCAAGGTTCCATGTAACTTTAGTGTAACAGCTGCTTGTTACGATCCTAGCAAACCACAGACACAAATGCAGCTGATTCATAGGATCAATCCTCAGACTACTGAATTTTGTGCTCAACTTGGCATCACAGACATCAATGTTAGACTTCAGAAGTCCAAGGCAGAACATAACTTGTGTGGTGAAGATGAAGAACAGGATGATGTGGAAAGTAATGACTCTGGAGAAGACCGGAGTGAATATAATACAGACACATCTGCTCTGTCTTCTATTAATCCAGATGAAATAATGTTAGATGAAGAAGAAGGTGAAGATAGTATTGTAAGTGCACATAGTGACATGAATACACCATCTGTAGAACCTTCTGATCAAGCTTCTGACTTTTCTGCAAGTTTCTCTGATGTCAGGATCTTGCCAGGCTCTATGATTGTATCTTCTGATGATACAGTGGATTACACAGTTGATAGAGAGGGGAAATCTGGTGGGACTGTGGAGTCAGGAAATGGAGAGGACTTAAGCAAGGTGCCATTGAAGAGGCTGAGTGGTGAACATGAAcctgaacaaagaaagaaaattaagaggaGGAATCAAGCCATTTATGCTGCagtagatgatgatgatgatgatgcagCTTAA
- the LOC101052683 gene encoding LOW QUALITY PROTEIN: large ribosomal subunit protein eL31 (The sequence of the model RefSeq protein was modified relative to this genomic sequence to represent the inferred CDS: substituted 1 base at 1 genomic stop codon), which produces MAPAKKGGEKKKGRSAINEVVTREYTINIHKRIHGVGFKKRAPRALKEIRKFAMKEMGTPDVRIDTRLNKAVXAKGIRNVPYRIRVRLSRKRNEDEDSPNKLYTLVTYVPVTTFKNLQTVNVDEN; this is translated from the coding sequence ATGGCTCCTGCAAAGAAGGGTGGCGAGAAGAAAAAGGGCCGTTCTGCCATCAACGAGGTGGTGACCCGAGAATACACCATCAACATTCACAAGCGCATCCATGGAGTGGGCTTCAAGAAGCGTGCCCCTCGGGCACTCAAAGAGATTCGGAAATTTGCTATGAAGGAGATGGGAACTCCAGATGTGCGCATTGATACCAGGCTCAACAAAGCTGTCTGAGCCAAAGGAATAAGGAATGTCCCATACCGAATCCGTGTGCGGTTGTCCAGAAAACGTAATGAGGATGAAGATTCACCAAATAAGCTCTATACTTTGGTTACCTATGTACCTGTTACCACTTTCAAAAATCTACAGACAGTCAATGTGGATGAGAACTAA